From a region of the Deltaproteobacteria bacterium genome:
- the apaG gene encoding Co2+/Mg2+ efflux protein ApaG, translating to MVSTAVTCGIRVSVQPRYLAHRSDPAAGRYVFAYTVLIVNEGTDPAQLLTRHWIITDAAGTVEEVRGPGVVGETPRLEPGEAFQYTSGCILRTPRGTMHGTYQMVRDDGEAFDVEIPAFVLYAPTPESDRYLN from the coding sequence ATCGTGTCGACGGCCGTGACGTGCGGGATCCGGGTATCCGTGCAACCGCGCTATCTGGCGCATCGGTCCGATCCGGCGGCGGGGCGTTACGTGTTTGCGTACACCGTGCTCATCGTGAACGAGGGGACCGACCCGGCCCAACTGCTCACGCGACACTGGATCATCACCGATGCCGCCGGCACGGTGGAGGAAGTGCGCGGGCCCGGAGTCGTCGGCGAGACGCCGCGACTCGAGCCGGGCGAGGCGTTCCAATACACGTCGGGCTGCATTCTGCGGACGCCGCGCGGGACGATGCACGGCACGTATCAGATGGTGCGCGACGACGGCGAGGCGTTCGACGTCGAGATCCCGGCGTTCGTCTTGTACGCGCCGACGCCC